Proteins encoded together in one Catalinimonas alkaloidigena window:
- a CDS encoding YfiR family protein, whose translation MTKLYRALFLAMLIALFGQTRYAQAQEINSKITTVFVFSFAKYIQWPPQASNGNFVIGVLGKTDVTPELHLLAASRKLGARQIEIREIGDASQLEAIRACHLLFVAERETRSLKAIAAQLEHDPVLLVSNGWGSLKQTGSMIHIFLDEESDRVRFELNRELMAQVHLKPSAQLISLADVK comes from the coding sequence ATGACCAAGCTCTACCGCGCCCTCTTCCTGGCCATGCTCATCGCCCTCTTCGGCCAGACCCGATACGCTCAGGCACAGGAGATTAACAGCAAAATCACGACGGTGTTCGTGTTTAGCTTTGCCAAGTATATTCAGTGGCCGCCGCAGGCCAGCAACGGCAATTTTGTGATCGGGGTACTGGGCAAAACCGACGTAACGCCGGAGTTGCATCTGCTGGCTGCCTCGCGCAAGCTGGGCGCACGGCAAATCGAAATCCGGGAGATCGGCGACGCCAGCCAACTGGAGGCCATCCGCGCCTGTCACCTGTTGTTTGTGGCCGAACGCGAAACACGCTCCCTCAAAGCCATCGCCGCTCAACTGGAACACGATCCGGTGCTGCTGGTCAGCAACGGCTGGGGATCGCTCAAGCAAACCGGCAGCATGATTCACATCTTTCTGGACGAAGAGTCCGACCGGGTCCGCTTCGAACTGAACCGCGAGCTGATGGCCCAGGTCCACCTGAAACCCTCCGCCCAACTCATTTCGCTCGCCGACGTAAAATAA
- a CDS encoding M20/M25/M40 family metallo-hydrolase, producing MIRFYWLLSFFVLVTASFAQTDDAATIQKIYNEALQNGQSYENLRFLTKEIGARLSGSPQAAAAVEWGRQVMDTLGLDRVYLQEVMVPHWVRGAREQGRILSQRSGAGQEVNLCALGNSIGTGPAGVVGEVVEVHGLEELDALGRAQLAGKIVFFNRPFDPALVNTFEAYGGAVDQRGGGASAAAQYGAVGVVVRSMTTRLDDVPHTGSLRYAADVPKIPAVAISTNDADRLSRQLTLEPDLKFYFETHCQMLDDVLSYNVIGEIKGTQFPNEVILVGGHLDSWDLGEGAHDDGAGCVQAMEVLRILKSLGIKPKHTIRAVLFMNEENGLRGGRKYAEVAQANREKHLVAIESDRGGFTPRGFETNASPAQLKRMQGWVTLLAPYGLHEMIAGGGGADIGPLEAQGTVLMEYLPDPQRYFDYHHTNIDTFEAVNRRELELGAAAMASLVYLLDRHGLGKAK from the coding sequence ATGATTCGTTTTTACTGGCTCCTCTCCTTCTTTGTACTTGTTACCGCAAGCTTTGCGCAAACCGACGACGCCGCCACCATCCAAAAAATTTACAACGAGGCTTTGCAAAACGGCCAGAGCTACGAGAACCTCCGCTTCCTGACCAAAGAGATCGGGGCCCGGTTGAGTGGCTCGCCCCAAGCCGCCGCTGCCGTTGAGTGGGGACGCCAGGTAATGGATACGTTGGGCCTGGATCGGGTGTATTTACAGGAAGTGATGGTGCCTCACTGGGTGCGGGGCGCGCGGGAACAGGGGCGCATCCTTTCGCAGCGCTCCGGCGCGGGTCAGGAGGTCAACCTTTGTGCGTTAGGGAATTCTATCGGCACGGGTCCGGCAGGCGTGGTTGGCGAAGTGGTCGAAGTACACGGCCTGGAAGAACTCGATGCGCTGGGTCGTGCGCAACTGGCAGGCAAGATTGTGTTTTTCAACCGGCCGTTCGATCCTGCGCTGGTCAACACCTTTGAAGCCTACGGCGGCGCGGTCGACCAACGGGGCGGAGGCGCCTCGGCCGCTGCCCAATACGGCGCGGTGGGAGTCGTGGTCCGTTCCATGACCACGCGCCTCGACGACGTTCCCCACACCGGCAGCTTGCGCTACGCAGCCGATGTTCCCAAAATTCCGGCCGTGGCGATCAGCACAAACGACGCTGACCGGCTCAGTCGGCAACTGACGCTGGAACCCGACCTGAAGTTCTATTTCGAAACCCACTGCCAGATGCTGGACGACGTCTTGTCTTACAACGTGATCGGCGAAATCAAAGGCACTCAATTTCCGAACGAAGTGATTCTGGTGGGTGGGCACCTCGACTCGTGGGATCTGGGCGAAGGCGCGCACGACGACGGGGCAGGCTGCGTGCAGGCAATGGAAGTACTACGTATCCTTAAATCGTTGGGAATCAAGCCCAAACACACCATCCGGGCGGTGCTGTTTATGAACGAAGAAAACGGCCTGCGTGGGGGACGAAAGTACGCCGAAGTCGCCCAGGCGAACCGCGAAAAGCACCTGGTTGCCATCGAATCGGACCGGGGTGGGTTTACGCCCCGCGGGTTTGAAACCAACGCCTCACCGGCGCAACTCAAACGCATGCAGGGCTGGGTGACTCTGCTGGCACCTTACGGACTTCACGAGATGATTGCGGGGGGCGGCGGGGCCGACATCGGGCCGCTGGAAGCGCAGGGAACCGTGCTGATGGAATACCTGCCCGATCCGCAACGGTACTTCGATTACCACCACACCAACATCGACACGTTCGAGGCGGTCAACCGACGCGAACTGGAGTTAGGCGCCGCCGCCATGGCTTCGCTGGTGTATCTGTTGGACCGCCACGGCCTCGGCAAGGCCAAATAA
- a CDS encoding DUF5723 family protein, with translation MKRLYQWLWGAALLLGGPLYGQSYLGIANSNYAGTNGIYMNPANAADSRYLVHFNLGTAGVNLSNNYFQYNAPFSPWAILRDRVPEQYLNADGKVQFENTFLIEKINGRSKMMHLGADVRGPSLLIAWNQRNSIGLSTRLRTAFQVNNMTESLARTLRYQMDHEDLFGVKQENTQYMANVNAYTEYGVTFARVYMEEGPHFIKSGVTLKLLNGVYSAYMHNQGTDLTVYSADSLEIHQANLAMGYTSENQTIDGNSFFRSPSGRGFGADLGLVYEYRPDFEDHQFKLDGQPRTDGKVNKYTLRLSAALLDVGNISYSNRDHVRTYTAQTGMLSSAYMTDMEGEEFEDFEDVKTYVDSLLGITPGEKRFNAGLPTALNLQADVKVANRLYINATWMQSLRGRNFVGMRENTYVAVTPRVEFRWLEIAFPMSLTNNFFNFNFGPMVRLGPVFAGSDNLAGLMGKSRSHGMDFYMGASIPIGRVNLRKKDRDNDGVSNRKDQCPEAAGSWETGGCPDTDGDGVLNRDDRCPNLAGPANLGGCPDSDGDGVIDSKDRCKDIPGSAELFGCPDTDGDGINDHDDLCPDVAGSATANGCPDSDGDGVADKDDKCPTLAGPEKYQGCPDTDGDKVPDPDDKCPELPGIAKWNGCPDTDFDGLPDDIDACPTVRGSAKMNGCPDKDFDGVVDHEDECPSQFGSPENNGCPLVKVAETDQLADLTQDEEETLRAAFEHLEFESGKAVIRADSKANLDDLAKILIKKSAYRLRIDGHTDNVGSDAANLKLSRDRAEAVKLYLVQKRVSATHILTEGYGETRPAASNDTEAGRQRNRRVELKVIK, from the coding sequence ATGAAACGATTGTACCAATGGCTCTGGGGAGCGGCACTCTTGCTCGGAGGTCCGCTATACGGCCAGAGTTACCTGGGTATTGCGAACAGTAACTACGCAGGTACCAACGGGATCTACATGAATCCCGCCAATGCCGCCGACTCGCGGTATCTCGTTCACTTCAACCTTGGCACCGCCGGGGTGAACCTGTCGAACAACTATTTCCAGTACAATGCGCCTTTCTCGCCCTGGGCGATTTTGCGCGATCGCGTCCCGGAACAGTACCTGAACGCTGACGGAAAAGTACAATTTGAGAACACGTTCCTGATCGAGAAGATCAATGGCCGGAGCAAGATGATGCACCTCGGTGCAGACGTGCGTGGCCCTTCGCTGCTCATTGCCTGGAACCAGCGCAACAGCATCGGCCTGTCTACGCGGCTGCGCACCGCCTTCCAGGTCAACAACATGACGGAAAGCCTCGCGCGTACCCTCCGCTACCAGATGGATCATGAAGACCTGTTTGGCGTAAAACAAGAGAATACGCAGTACATGGCGAATGTCAATGCCTACACCGAATATGGCGTGACGTTCGCGCGCGTGTACATGGAAGAAGGTCCGCACTTCATCAAATCGGGCGTTACCCTCAAGTTGCTGAACGGCGTCTACTCAGCCTACATGCACAACCAGGGTACCGACCTGACCGTCTACTCGGCCGATTCGCTGGAAATCCATCAGGCCAACCTGGCGATGGGCTATACCAGCGAGAACCAGACGATCGACGGCAACTCGTTTTTCCGTTCTCCGTCGGGGCGTGGCTTCGGAGCCGACCTCGGGCTGGTGTACGAGTACCGCCCGGATTTTGAAGACCACCAGTTTAAACTGGATGGGCAACCCCGTACCGATGGAAAAGTAAACAAGTATACCCTCCGGCTCAGCGCCGCGTTGCTCGACGTCGGCAATATCTCTTATTCGAACCGCGACCACGTCCGGACCTACACCGCCCAGACGGGCATGCTTTCTTCGGCTTACATGACCGACATGGAAGGCGAAGAGTTTGAGGATTTCGAAGATGTAAAAACGTACGTGGATTCGTTGCTGGGCATCACACCCGGCGAAAAGCGTTTTAACGCAGGACTGCCTACGGCACTGAATTTACAGGCCGACGTTAAAGTCGCCAACCGCCTGTACATCAATGCGACCTGGATGCAAAGCCTGCGGGGACGCAATTTTGTCGGCATGCGCGAAAACACCTACGTTGCCGTGACTCCTCGCGTAGAATTCCGTTGGTTGGAAATCGCGTTCCCCATGTCGCTGACCAACAACTTCTTCAACTTCAACTTCGGTCCGATGGTACGCCTCGGTCCCGTCTTTGCCGGCTCGGACAACCTGGCGGGCCTGATGGGCAAAAGTCGCTCGCACGGCATGGATTTCTACATGGGCGCTTCCATTCCGATCGGGCGCGTCAACCTGCGTAAGAAAGACCGCGACAACGACGGCGTGTCGAACCGCAAAGACCAATGTCCGGAAGCGGCGGGTTCCTGGGAAACCGGCGGCTGCCCCGATACCGATGGCGACGGTGTGCTGAACCGCGACGACCGCTGCCCGAACCTGGCAGGTCCTGCGAACCTGGGCGGTTGCCCGGACAGCGACGGCGACGGCGTAATCGACTCGAAAGACCGCTGCAAAGACATCCCGGGAAGTGCTGAACTGTTCGGCTGCCCCGATACCGACGGCGACGGCATCAACGATCACGACGACCTCTGCCCCGACGTGGCTGGTTCGGCTACGGCCAACGGTTGCCCCGATAGCGACGGCGACGGTGTAGCCGACAAGGACGACAAGTGCCCGACGCTGGCCGGTCCGGAGAAATACCAGGGTTGCCCCGATACCGACGGCGACAAAGTGCCCGATCCAGACGACAAGTGTCCTGAGTTGCCGGGTATTGCGAAGTGGAACGGTTGTCCGGATACCGACTTCGACGGCCTGCCGGACGACATCGATGCCTGCCCAACGGTACGCGGCTCGGCGAAGATGAACGGCTGCCCCGACAAAGACTTCGACGGCGTAGTCGACCACGAGGACGAGTGTCCGTCGCAATTCGGTTCGCCGGAAAACAACGGATGTCCGCTCGTGAAAGTGGCCGAAACCGATCAGCTGGCCGACCTGACTCAGGATGAAGAAGAGACGTTGCGCGCCGCCTTCGAACACCTGGAGTTCGAATCTGGCAAAGCCGTGATCCGCGCCGATTCGAAAGCCAACCTGGACGATCTGGCCAAGATCCTGATCAAGAAAAGCGCCTATCGCCTGCGCATCGACGGCCACACCGATAACGTGGGCAGCGACGCGGCCAACCTGAAACTGAGCCGCGACCGCGCCGAAGCTGTCAAGCTGTATCTGGTGCAGAAGCGTGTCAGCGCCACGCATATCCTGACCGAAGGCTACGGGGAAACCCGCCCGGCAGCCTCGAACGATACAGAAGCGGGCCGCCAGCGGAACCGAAGAGTTGAGCTAAAGGTGATAAAATAG
- a CDS encoding heme-binding domain-containing protein has protein sequence MKTKRIVLLSLVALLVLIQFIRPEANAGEENTPRDITHAVEVPDNVMVALKTSCYDCHSNHTVYPWYAQINPVSWWLNHHIEEGKEELNFSEFASYAPKRMDHKLEEIVEEVEEGHMPLPAYTWLHTDANMTDEKIALIKSWASAQRQKLGVSATNK, from the coding sequence ATGAAAACCAAACGCATCGTTTTACTCAGCCTCGTCGCCCTGCTGGTGCTCATCCAGTTCATCCGTCCGGAAGCCAACGCCGGTGAGGAAAATACGCCGCGGGACATTACGCACGCCGTGGAGGTGCCCGACAACGTGATGGTCGCTCTCAAAACTTCGTGTTACGATTGCCACTCGAACCACACGGTGTATCCCTGGTATGCGCAGATCAATCCGGTCAGCTGGTGGCTTAATCATCACATCGAAGAGGGGAAAGAAGAGCTGAATTTCTCGGAATTTGCTTCGTACGCGCCCAAGCGCATGGACCACAAACTGGAAGAGATTGTGGAAGAAGTAGAAGAGGGGCACATGCCCCTTCCGGCCTACACGTGGCTGCACACCGATGCCAACATGACCGACGAGAAGATTGCGCTGATCAAGTCCTGGGCTAGTGCACAGCGACAAAAGCTGGGCGTGAGCGCTACTAACAAGTAA